GTTTCCTTGTGCCATAGTATAACTTACTCCTAAGCAAAAAATTAGAGATAGTACAATAAGCTTTTTCATGTGTTTATTATTTAATATTATTATTTACTAATTACAATTTCTAAACTATCAATTTCAGATGGGCTGACACTAGGTGGAACAATATTCTGCTCCAATTTATCCATCATCAAATTGGCAACAGCCAAGGCATCTTCTTCAGAAGCAAAACCCATGAGTCCATTGATAGCAGGGATATGTGGTTGGTGAACATACTTTTTACCATTTCTGAAAATGTCGAATCCCCAACCCAGACTATCAGAAAAATAAGTTTCTACATCTAACTCACGAATTCGATCTACTTCCTGATCAATACTTTTCTCAACGATTGTAGTGTTTTCACTATTTGATTCTTGCTTATTATTGCACGAACTTAGCATGAATACAAAAATCATTAATAAAAAGATTGGATACTTGCTTATACTTCCGTCCTTCATAGGTGTTATAATGCGCTGAGTTTATCATGACGAAGTTAATAACAAATTTGATGTTAGCAAATAGGTGATGGAAGTTGTGGGTTGAAGGTTGAAGGTTGAAGGTTGAAGGTTGAAAGTTATAAGTTGTAAGTTGTAGGTTGCGCATTCTCAATAGTTCATAATTCGTTATTCGATTGTTCTATTATTCGATTGTTCCCTTTGTCGACCGTAGGTTACAAGAAACGAACAAATATCTGAAAAACCTATCAGGTCGGCCAAGTCCTGTTAGGTTGAGCTTGGGATTATTTGAGTCATGAAGTAGCATGTTGAATGTTCCCAACAGTTCCTAATTCGTTAATCTATTGTTCTTTTGTTCTTTTGTTCATAATGTCGACCGTAGGTTACACGAAACGAGCAAATATCTGGCTAACCTATTAAGTCTAAGTTGAGCTTGGGATTGATTCAAGTTCACTATATAAACGAGCTTACTTTTCCATTATTTTCATTACTTCTGTTTGAATTTTAGATTTTACAAATTCCCATTTTACTGGAGACAAAAG
The window above is part of the Bacteroidota bacterium genome. Proteins encoded here:
- a CDS encoding DUF4907 domain-containing protein, whose amino-acid sequence is MIFVFMLSSCNNKQESNSENTTIVEKSIDQEVDRIRELDVETYFSDSLGWGFDIFRNGKKYVHQPHIPAINGLMGFASEEDALAVANLMMDKLEQNIVPPSVSPSEIDSLEIVISK